A single window of Gossypium arboreum isolate Shixiya-1 chromosome 13, ASM2569848v2, whole genome shotgun sequence DNA harbors:
- the LOC108464400 gene encoding peptidyl-prolyl cis-trans isomerase CYP40-like isoform X1: MNMMRRQRCYLDISIGEELEGRIIVELFNDVVPKTAENFRALCTGEKGIGPNTAVPLHYKGGRFHRVIKGFMVQGGDISAGDGTGGESIYGLKFEDENFDMKHERKGMLSMANAGPNTNGSQFFITTTRTSHLDGKHVVFGKVVKGMGVVRSIEHVTTGEADCPTVDVTIVDCGEIPEGADDGISNFFNDGDAYADWPADLDESPDELSWWMTAVDSIKAFGNEYYKKQDYKMALRKYRKALRYLDICWEKDGIDEEKTSSLRKTKSQIFTNSSACKLKLGDLKGALLDTEFAMRDGENNVKALFRQGQANMALNDVDAAAESFKKALQLEPNDGGIKKELAAAMKKINDRRNEERRRYRKMFQSDTTAIFSNGKGKGINMCYRS, translated from the exons ATGAATATGATGAGGAGGCAACGATGTTATTTGGATATAAGCATTGGAGAAGAGCTTGAGGGAAGGATAATAGTGGAACTGTTCAATGATGTAGTACCCAAAACTGCAGAGAATTTCAGGGCTCTTTGCACTGGTGAAAAGGGCATTGGCCCTAACACTGCTGTTCCTCTCCACTACAAG GGAGGTCGTTTTCATCGGGTTATTAAAGGATTTATGGTACAAGGTGGAGATATATCTGCAGGAGATGGTACTGGAGGAGAGTCAATTTACGGTTTGAAATTCGaagatgaaaattttgatatgaaacatGAAAGGAAAGGGATGTTATCAATGGCGAATGCTGGTCCTAACACAAACGGTTCTCAGTTCTTCATCACTACAACTCGCACTTCTCATTTAGATGGGAAACATGTTGTATTTGGCAAGGTTGTCAAAGGAATGGGAGTCGTTCGTTCAATTGAGCACGTAACTACTGGTGAAGCTGATTGTCCCACCGTCGATGTTACAATTGTCGATTGTGGAGAAATCCCAGAGGGGGCAGATGATGGGATATCCAATTTTTTCAATGATGGTGATGCTTATGCCGATTGGCCAGCTGACCTCGATGAGAGCCCTGATGAGCTCTCTTGGTGGATGACTGCTGTGGATTCTATCAAGGCTTTTGGAAATGAATATTATAAG AAACAAGACTACAAGATGGCACTCAGAAAATACCGAAAGGCTCTACGCTACTTAGATATCTGCTGGGAGAAAGACGGGATCGATGAAG AGAAGACTTCAAGTTTGCGGAAGACAAAATCTCAGATATTCACAAATAGCTCT GCTTGTAAACTGAAACTAGGGGATCTTAAAGGTGCACTGTTGGACACAGAGTTTGCTATGCGTGATGGGGAAAACAATGTGAAAGCCTTGTTTCGCCAAGGCCAG GCAAACATGGCACTTAATGATGTTGATGCTGCTGCTGAAAGCTTCAAGAAAGCTTTGCAATTGGAGCCAAATGATG GTGGAATAAAGAAAGAGCTTGCTGCTGCTATGAAAAAG ATCAATGATCGGCGCAATGAGGAGAGGAGGCGATACCGTAAGATGTTCCAATCAGACACCACTG CTATTTTCAGTAACGGCAAGGGGAAGGGCATAAACATGTGTTACCGATCATAG
- the LOC108464400 gene encoding peptidyl-prolyl cis-trans isomerase CYP40-like isoform X2, protein MNMMRRQRCYLDISIGEELEGRIIVELFNDVVPKTAENFRALCTGEKGIGPNTAVPLHYKGGRFHRVIKGFMVQGGDISAGDGTGGESIYGLKFEDENFDMKHERKGMLSMANAGPNTNGSQFFITTTRTSHLDGKHVVFGKVVKGMGVVRSIEHVTTGEADCPTVDVTIVDCGEIPEGADDGISNFFNDGDAYADWPADLDESPDELSWWMTAVDSIKAFGNEYYKKQDYKMALRKYRKALRYLDICWEKDGIDEEKTSSLRKTKSQIFTNSSACKLKLGDLKGALLDTEFAMRDGENNVKALFRQGQANMALNDVDAAAESFKKALQLEPNDGGIKKELAAAMKKINDRRNEERRRYRKMFQSDTTGMGFPAYEIADE, encoded by the exons ATGAATATGATGAGGAGGCAACGATGTTATTTGGATATAAGCATTGGAGAAGAGCTTGAGGGAAGGATAATAGTGGAACTGTTCAATGATGTAGTACCCAAAACTGCAGAGAATTTCAGGGCTCTTTGCACTGGTGAAAAGGGCATTGGCCCTAACACTGCTGTTCCTCTCCACTACAAG GGAGGTCGTTTTCATCGGGTTATTAAAGGATTTATGGTACAAGGTGGAGATATATCTGCAGGAGATGGTACTGGAGGAGAGTCAATTTACGGTTTGAAATTCGaagatgaaaattttgatatgaaacatGAAAGGAAAGGGATGTTATCAATGGCGAATGCTGGTCCTAACACAAACGGTTCTCAGTTCTTCATCACTACAACTCGCACTTCTCATTTAGATGGGAAACATGTTGTATTTGGCAAGGTTGTCAAAGGAATGGGAGTCGTTCGTTCAATTGAGCACGTAACTACTGGTGAAGCTGATTGTCCCACCGTCGATGTTACAATTGTCGATTGTGGAGAAATCCCAGAGGGGGCAGATGATGGGATATCCAATTTTTTCAATGATGGTGATGCTTATGCCGATTGGCCAGCTGACCTCGATGAGAGCCCTGATGAGCTCTCTTGGTGGATGACTGCTGTGGATTCTATCAAGGCTTTTGGAAATGAATATTATAAG AAACAAGACTACAAGATGGCACTCAGAAAATACCGAAAGGCTCTACGCTACTTAGATATCTGCTGGGAGAAAGACGGGATCGATGAAG AGAAGACTTCAAGTTTGCGGAAGACAAAATCTCAGATATTCACAAATAGCTCT GCTTGTAAACTGAAACTAGGGGATCTTAAAGGTGCACTGTTGGACACAGAGTTTGCTATGCGTGATGGGGAAAACAATGTGAAAGCCTTGTTTCGCCAAGGCCAG GCAAACATGGCACTTAATGATGTTGATGCTGCTGCTGAAAGCTTCAAGAAAGCTTTGCAATTGGAGCCAAATGATG GTGGAATAAAGAAAGAGCTTGCTGCTGCTATGAAAAAG ATCAATGATCGGCGCAATGAGGAGAGGAGGCGATACCGTAAGATGTTCCAATCAGACACCACTG GTATGGGTTTTCCAGCTTATGAAATCGCAGACGAATAA
- the LOC108464400 gene encoding peptidyl-prolyl cis-trans isomerase CYP40-like isoform X3, protein MNMMRRQRCYLDISIGEELEGRIIVELFNDVVPKTAENFRALCTGEKGIGPNTAVPLHYKGGRFHRVIKGFMVQGGDISAGDGTGGESIYGLKFEDENFDMKHERKGMLSMANAGPNTNGSQFFITTTRTSHLDGKHVVFGKVVKGMGVVRSIEHVTTGEADCPTVDVTIVDCGEIPEGADDGISNFFNDGDAYADWPADLDESPDELSWWMTAVDSIKAFGNEYYKKQDYKMALRKYRKALRYLDICWEKDGIDEEKTSSLRKTKSQIFTNSSACKLKLGDLKGALLDTEFAMRDGENNVKALFRQGQANMALNDVDAAAESFKKALQLEPNDGGIKKELAAAMKKINDRRNEERRRYRKMFQSDTTGADNQ, encoded by the exons ATGAATATGATGAGGAGGCAACGATGTTATTTGGATATAAGCATTGGAGAAGAGCTTGAGGGAAGGATAATAGTGGAACTGTTCAATGATGTAGTACCCAAAACTGCAGAGAATTTCAGGGCTCTTTGCACTGGTGAAAAGGGCATTGGCCCTAACACTGCTGTTCCTCTCCACTACAAG GGAGGTCGTTTTCATCGGGTTATTAAAGGATTTATGGTACAAGGTGGAGATATATCTGCAGGAGATGGTACTGGAGGAGAGTCAATTTACGGTTTGAAATTCGaagatgaaaattttgatatgaaacatGAAAGGAAAGGGATGTTATCAATGGCGAATGCTGGTCCTAACACAAACGGTTCTCAGTTCTTCATCACTACAACTCGCACTTCTCATTTAGATGGGAAACATGTTGTATTTGGCAAGGTTGTCAAAGGAATGGGAGTCGTTCGTTCAATTGAGCACGTAACTACTGGTGAAGCTGATTGTCCCACCGTCGATGTTACAATTGTCGATTGTGGAGAAATCCCAGAGGGGGCAGATGATGGGATATCCAATTTTTTCAATGATGGTGATGCTTATGCCGATTGGCCAGCTGACCTCGATGAGAGCCCTGATGAGCTCTCTTGGTGGATGACTGCTGTGGATTCTATCAAGGCTTTTGGAAATGAATATTATAAG AAACAAGACTACAAGATGGCACTCAGAAAATACCGAAAGGCTCTACGCTACTTAGATATCTGCTGGGAGAAAGACGGGATCGATGAAG AGAAGACTTCAAGTTTGCGGAAGACAAAATCTCAGATATTCACAAATAGCTCT GCTTGTAAACTGAAACTAGGGGATCTTAAAGGTGCACTGTTGGACACAGAGTTTGCTATGCGTGATGGGGAAAACAATGTGAAAGCCTTGTTTCGCCAAGGCCAG GCAAACATGGCACTTAATGATGTTGATGCTGCTGCTGAAAGCTTCAAGAAAGCTTTGCAATTGGAGCCAAATGATG GTGGAATAAAGAAAGAGCTTGCTGCTGCTATGAAAAAG ATCAATGATCGGCGCAATGAGGAGAGGAGGCGATACCGTAAGATGTTCCAATCAGACACCACTG GTGCAGATAACCAATGA
- the LOC108463566 gene encoding uncharacterized protein LOC108463566 has product MIQLKLVTENQNPISPITKETKRTLQNILIFQRKFLFLFPSLVMSTPLEQQQPPLVGTTQEAYTAHTGHGSVGPVIAVVAVITILGIIAGMIGRLCSGRPIMGHGHYDFEGWVERKCSSCLDGTVVDPPSSRPADEEEEHAAVPAEETQQEIKDEEHDEAQKQHGSSSKS; this is encoded by the coding sequence ATGATCCAATTAAAACTTGTTACAGAAAACCAAAACCCCATTTCTCCAATCactaaagaaacaaaaagaaccCTTCAAAATATTCTAATATTTCAAAGAaagttcctttttctttttccttctttggTGATGTCTACACCATTAGAACAGCAGCAGCCACCACTGGTGGGAACGACCCAAGAAGCCTACACGGCCCATACGGGTCACGGGTCTGTCGGACCCGTCATAGCCGTAGTAGCAGTGATCACTATCCTCGGTATCATAGCTGGCATGATCGGGAGACTCTGTTCCGGGAGACCCATCATGGGTCATGGTCACTACGATTTTGAAGGTTGGGTTGAGAGGAAATGCTCTTCTTGCCTTGACGGTACGGTGGTAGACCCGCCTTCGTCGCGTCCGGCGGATGAGGAGGAGGAGCACGCGGCTGTGCCTGCAGAGGAGACCCAACAAGAGATCAAAGATGAAGAGCACGATGAAGCACAAAAGCAACATGGAAGTAGCAGTAAATCTTGA